A genomic window from Candidatus Kouleothrix ribensis includes:
- the crcB gene encoding fluoride efflux transporter CrcB yields MTTILVIALGATIGAAARYYGSLWAVQQFGPGFPYGTLAINVVGSFILGCFLNLAAVRHDIGPQLRLLVATGFCGSFTTFSTFSFEAVALLNAGRYLSCGLYLFGSLALGVAAVMFGALLVRLLA; encoded by the coding sequence ATGACTACAATCCTGGTGATTGCGCTTGGCGCCACGATCGGCGCGGCGGCGCGCTACTACGGCAGCCTGTGGGCGGTGCAGCAGTTTGGGCCGGGCTTCCCGTATGGCACGCTGGCGATCAATGTGGTTGGCAGCTTCATCCTGGGCTGCTTCTTGAACCTGGCCGCCGTGCGCCACGACATCGGCCCGCAGCTGCGCCTGCTGGTGGCCACAGGCTTCTGCGGCAGCTTCACCACCTTCTCGACCTTCAGCTTCGAGGCGGTGGCGCTGCTGAACGCCGGGCGCTACCTGTCCTGCGGGCTGTACCTATTCGGCAGCCTGGCGCTAGGCGTGGCCGCCGTGATGTTTGGCGCGCTGCTGGTGCGGCTGCTGGCGTAG
- a CDS encoding (2Fe-2S)-binding protein — MSHPPDALVALTINDQAVQAAPGSTILDAAQSVGIEIPTICYHPSLTPNAVCRLCTVEVQGARTLQPACVVQVAPHMVVSTESERVNTARRVILELLASAVDLHDAPAIQQQIGQYGADAARFAGGKRREIPLYDDNPFYIRDYAQCIMCWRCIQVCADDVQFTYALTWGGRGIDSHVATAFGEDMPDTSCVFCGNCVGVCPTGALKGKVEFELESHDQ; from the coding sequence GTGTCACACCCTCCCGACGCCCTGGTAGCGCTCACAATCAACGATCAGGCCGTGCAGGCCGCACCGGGCAGCACCATCCTCGACGCCGCGCAGAGCGTGGGCATCGAGATCCCGACGATCTGCTACCACCCCAGCCTGACGCCCAATGCCGTCTGCCGGCTATGCACGGTTGAGGTGCAGGGCGCGCGCACGCTCCAGCCAGCCTGCGTGGTACAGGTGGCGCCGCACATGGTCGTGAGCACCGAGAGCGAGCGCGTGAATACTGCCCGGCGGGTGATCCTCGAGCTGCTGGCCTCGGCAGTCGACCTGCACGACGCGCCGGCCATCCAGCAGCAGATCGGGCAGTATGGCGCTGACGCAGCGCGCTTCGCCGGCGGCAAGCGCCGCGAGATCCCGCTTTACGACGATAACCCATTCTACATCCGCGACTATGCGCAGTGCATCATGTGCTGGCGCTGCATCCAGGTGTGCGCCGACGATGTGCAGTTTACCTATGCGCTCACCTGGGGTGGCCGCGGCATCGACAGCCACGTTGCCACAGCCTTCGGCGAAGACATGCCCGATACCAGCTGCGTGTTCTGCGGCAACTGCGTGGGCGTCTGCCCGACCGGCGCGCTCAAAGGCAAGGTCGAATTTGAGCTAGAGAGCCACGATCAATAA
- a CDS encoding DUF4938 domain-containing protein yields MPTTIIQLLGFEGPNLFGPQPAVFLQVQSDSDLSRRLKTALKDAAQSVGMVLGYLEVSARRGPAGQIISANFTTPTPAIGVALAEYVVEGLNRHAAGDAEWDAEQPLWELQKRRRAEALPLPALQIIAEAASRSIPSFIRTDGLVQLGYGARGWAFDPAQFQKRAERPSLLGDDEVGIGLPPFAGPPATLEVPWQRLGPIPIVAVSGGDARDIAAHTIAAALDAMGQPTSLAVAAGFDATRDLLSDARGAIAVLGLSADGIAQRGLALERCAYSAIVDLPGELPAGIADHAELARVLGVPMLITDPAGRVVLNADVPAIAALAEYAPCPIIYIGTGGDNTTIGVHRAQGGMAVFVREGLVIAAHGAAEQAVLQATLPPAALPGALAAIALLHAMGLSWEQIRGDRA; encoded by the coding sequence ATGCCAACCACGATCATCCAGTTGCTCGGGTTTGAAGGCCCGAATCTGTTCGGCCCGCAGCCGGCGGTGTTTTTGCAGGTGCAGTCCGACAGCGATCTCAGCCGGCGCCTGAAGACGGCGCTGAAAGACGCGGCGCAGAGCGTCGGTATGGTGCTGGGCTACCTTGAGGTCAGCGCCCGGCGCGGCCCAGCCGGGCAGATCATCAGCGCGAACTTCACCACGCCCACGCCGGCGATCGGCGTCGCCCTGGCCGAGTATGTGGTCGAAGGGCTGAACCGCCACGCGGCCGGCGACGCCGAGTGGGATGCCGAGCAGCCGCTGTGGGAGCTGCAGAAGCGCCGGCGCGCCGAGGCGCTGCCGCTGCCGGCGCTCCAGATCATTGCCGAGGCCGCCTCGCGCAGTATTCCCAGCTTCATCCGCACCGACGGCCTGGTGCAGCTGGGCTACGGCGCACGTGGCTGGGCCTTCGACCCGGCTCAGTTCCAGAAGCGCGCCGAGCGCCCGAGCCTGCTGGGCGACGACGAGGTCGGCATTGGGTTGCCGCCGTTCGCTGGCCCGCCGGCCACGCTCGAAGTGCCGTGGCAGCGCTTAGGCCCGATCCCGATCGTTGCCGTGAGCGGCGGCGACGCGCGCGATATTGCCGCGCATACAATCGCGGCCGCGCTCGATGCCATGGGCCAGCCAACTAGCCTGGCCGTCGCGGCCGGCTTCGACGCGACGCGCGACCTGCTGAGCGACGCGCGTGGTGCGATTGCGGTGCTGGGGCTTAGCGCCGACGGCATTGCCCAGCGCGGGCTGGCGCTCGAGCGCTGTGCCTACAGTGCGATCGTCGATCTGCCCGGCGAGCTGCCGGCCGGCATTGCCGACCACGCCGAGCTGGCGCGCGTGCTGGGTGTGCCGATGCTGATCACCGACCCGGCCGGCCGCGTGGTGCTCAACGCCGATGTGCCCGCGATTGCAGCGCTGGCCGAGTATGCGCCCTGCCCGATCATCTATATCGGTACTGGCGGCGACAATACGACGATCGGCGTGCATCGCGCCCAGGGCGGCATGGCAGTCTTTGTGCGCGAGGGCTTAGTGATCGCCGCGCATGGTGCCGCCGAGCAAGCGGTGCTTCAGGCTACGCTGCCGCCGGCCGCGCTGCCTGGCGCGCTGGCGGCGATTGCGCTGCTGCATGCGATGGGGCTGAGCTGGGAACAGATACGGGGAGATCGCGCTTAG
- the fdhD gene encoding formate dehydrogenase accessory sulfurtransferase FdhD has protein sequence MPAPIAELQYIEYDGATTITVTRPVIAETPWVLYIDRRELVTFMCSPIGLHHLALGFLASEGLIATLADVWQLKVYLDEDRVYMYFPAAGLDGELRMPACAEATGSIDVRLRTRVPARAERRILTSGCGGGVTFDDLAGHRPPLHSALRITAAQVAGLMRQLNAHAGLYRASRGVHTSALADAEQLLVLAEDVGRHNTLDKIYGACMLGGIATRERILISSGRISTEMITKARKMEAPIVISRTSPTIASIRLAQSWNMTLIGYVRGQQLRVYAGAERVVFA, from the coding sequence ATGCCCGCGCCGATCGCCGAGCTGCAATACATCGAGTACGATGGCGCCACGACGATCACTGTGACTCGCCCGGTGATCGCCGAGACGCCCTGGGTGCTGTATATCGACCGGCGTGAGCTGGTGACGTTCATGTGCTCGCCGATCGGCCTGCACCACCTCGCACTGGGCTTCCTGGCCTCCGAAGGCCTGATCGCCACGCTGGCCGATGTATGGCAGCTCAAAGTCTACCTCGACGAAGACCGGGTCTACATGTACTTTCCGGCGGCCGGGCTCGACGGCGAGCTGCGCATGCCCGCCTGCGCTGAGGCCACCGGCAGCATCGACGTGCGCCTGCGCACACGCGTGCCTGCGCGTGCCGAGCGACGCATCCTGACCTCGGGCTGCGGCGGGGGGGTGACCTTCGACGACCTGGCGGGCCACCGGCCGCCACTGCACAGCGCGCTGCGCATCACCGCCGCGCAGGTCGCCGGGCTCATGCGCCAGCTAAACGCGCATGCCGGGCTATACCGAGCCAGCCGCGGCGTGCATACCTCGGCACTGGCCGATGCCGAACAGCTGCTAGTGCTGGCCGAGGATGTTGGCCGCCACAACACGCTCGACAAGATCTACGGCGCGTGTATGCTTGGCGGCATTGCCACCCGCGAGCGCATCCTGATCAGCAGCGGGCGCATCTCGACCGAGATGATCACCAAGGCGCGCAAGATGGAGGCGCCGATCGTAATCTCGCGCACCTCACCGACGATCGCCTCGATCCGGCTGGCCCAATCTTGGAATATGACGTTGATTGGCTATGTGCGCGGGCAGCAGCTGCGGGTCTATGCTGGCGCTGAGCGGGTTGTTTTTGCTTAG
- a CDS encoding MBL fold metallo-hydrolase: protein MPLLQPITARTFYIPGSNNLGIVATGDGGAIAIDTGLDKDAGRLIRKALAEAGLALRAIVNTHHHADHIGGNEYLVRNLPGVQVYAPPLEAALIAHPILEPVYLSMGAQPIAPLQNKWLMARGVPVDHVIEGPQLTIGDTTLDLIELPGHSLGQVGLAFDGVCFAADSFFGPAILHKHGIPYAQDVAAQLASLDRLAARGDRLFLPGHGDLTAHDQLEELLAINQAAIQHASDTVRAALATPGDLYAVARRVRDALSLSLVAIPQYAIFVSAVSAHLGYLLGQGLAQVALTEAGMIWQAA, encoded by the coding sequence ATGCCGCTGCTCCAGCCGATCACCGCGCGTACATTCTACATCCCCGGCTCGAACAACCTGGGCATCGTCGCCACCGGCGACGGCGGCGCAATTGCGATCGATACCGGGCTCGACAAAGACGCCGGCCGGTTGATCCGCAAGGCCCTGGCCGAGGCCGGGCTGGCGCTGCGCGCGATCGTGAATACCCACCACCACGCCGATCATATCGGCGGCAACGAGTACCTGGTGCGCAACCTGCCGGGCGTGCAGGTGTATGCGCCGCCGCTCGAGGCCGCGCTGATCGCGCACCCCATCCTCGAGCCGGTGTACCTCAGCATGGGCGCCCAGCCGATCGCGCCGCTTCAGAACAAATGGCTCATGGCCAGGGGTGTGCCGGTCGATCATGTGATTGAAGGGCCGCAGCTGACGATCGGCGACACAACGCTTGATCTGATCGAGCTGCCTGGCCACAGCCTGGGCCAGGTTGGCCTGGCATTCGACGGGGTGTGCTTCGCCGCCGATAGCTTTTTCGGCCCGGCCATCCTGCACAAGCACGGTATCCCCTATGCGCAAGACGTAGCCGCACAGCTGGCGAGCCTCGACCGGCTGGCGGCGCGCGGCGATCGGCTCTTTCTGCCTGGCCACGGTGATTTGACAGCGCACGATCAGCTTGAAGAGCTGCTGGCGATCAACCAGGCTGCGATCCAGCATGCCAGCGATACCGTGCGTGCGGCACTGGCCACGCCGGGCGACCTGTACGCAGTAGCACGGCGCGTACGCGATGCATTGAGCCTGAGCCTGGTAGCCATCCCACAGTACGCGATCTTCGTCTCGGCTGTGTCGGCGCACCTGGGCTACTTGCTTGGCCAGGGCCTGGCGCAGGTGGCCTTAACCGAAGCCGGGATGATCTGGCAGGCCGCGTGA
- a CDS encoding NAD(P)H-dependent oxidoreductase subunit E, whose product MHPELQSRLEQLGDDLRHGDVDRAALFWLKMFADQATTHGGSLRSDAWVDAGLAAARTLPGLDAAALAPRRRLVEHYGLFQFVRMKDSAVFAGTALAQLDWQRKYIVGLAPAFAADLPALRGWAERHWDQLGGVDPAFARLEDLLARYAPQGRAGLLEVLHDTQTIFGGWLPRPALERIAGGLGLPVADVYGVTEFYEMFYTQPVGRKIIRVCQDASCALAGADALTAGICRKLGLRPGETSADGEYTVEQVRCLGLCDHAPAALVNLRRYAPIDPARPEQLLSDEPPQPVQRIGGQLKIALANVGAIDPASLDAYYTQGGMAAFEKALQTMSPADVIAEVADSKLVGRGGAAFPAGQKWRLTASNPPGPRYVICNADESEPGAFKDRVLLENDPFRVLEGLLLACYAVGAARGFVYIRGEYRPGYERMAAALSTLEAAGYTGTNIFGSGFSCTIELRRGAGAYICGEETALMESIEGKRGFPRLKPPFPTTAGLWGCPTAINNVETLAKVPPIVLYGGRWYANLGTADSSGTKLFAVSGSVRRPGVYEVPFGIPLRHLIYDLAGGPHTGREIQAVLTGGAAGAFLTAEHLNTPLSFESFRAAGGTIGAGTVMVFDDTVDLRMVLARIGDFFAHESCGKCYPCQIGTQRQAELLGRLAQGTRISGDSIALIELGQVMTDASICGLGQAASLAIVSARKRWPELFE is encoded by the coding sequence ATGCACCCCGAGCTCCAGTCGCGCCTCGAACAGCTTGGCGACGATCTGCGGCATGGCGATGTTGACCGGGCCGCGCTGTTCTGGCTGAAGATGTTCGCCGACCAGGCCACTACCCATGGTGGCAGTCTCCGCTCCGACGCGTGGGTCGACGCCGGGCTGGCGGCCGCACGCACGCTGCCAGGCCTCGACGCGGCTGCACTGGCCCCACGCCGCCGGCTGGTCGAGCACTACGGGCTGTTCCAGTTCGTGCGTATGAAAGATAGTGCCGTGTTTGCCGGCACGGCGCTGGCCCAGCTCGACTGGCAGCGCAAATATATCGTCGGGCTTGCGCCTGCGTTTGCGGCCGACCTGCCGGCACTGCGCGGTTGGGCCGAACGCCATTGGGATCAGTTGGGCGGCGTCGATCCAGCCTTCGCCAGGCTCGAGGATCTGCTAGCGCGCTACGCGCCGCAGGGCCGCGCCGGCCTGCTCGAGGTGCTGCACGACACACAGACGATCTTTGGCGGCTGGCTGCCGCGCCCGGCGCTCGAGCGCATAGCCGGCGGGCTGGGCCTGCCGGTGGCCGATGTGTACGGCGTCACCGAGTTCTACGAAATGTTCTACACCCAGCCGGTCGGCCGCAAGATCATTCGCGTGTGCCAGGATGCCTCGTGCGCGCTGGCCGGCGCCGACGCGCTGACTGCGGGCATTTGCCGGAAGCTAGGCCTGCGGCCGGGCGAGACCAGCGCCGATGGCGAGTATACCGTCGAGCAGGTGCGCTGCCTGGGCCTGTGCGACCACGCGCCGGCCGCGCTGGTCAACCTGCGGCGCTATGCGCCGATCGACCCGGCGCGCCCCGAGCAGTTGCTGAGCGACGAGCCGCCGCAGCCAGTGCAGCGGATTGGCGGGCAGCTGAAGATCGCGCTGGCAAATGTGGGCGCGATCGACCCGGCCAGCCTCGATGCATACTACACCCAGGGCGGCATGGCCGCGTTCGAGAAAGCGCTGCAGACAATGTCGCCGGCCGATGTGATCGCCGAGGTCGCCGACAGCAAGCTGGTCGGTCGGGGCGGCGCGGCCTTCCCGGCCGGCCAGAAGTGGCGGCTCACCGCCAGCAACCCGCCCGGCCCGCGCTATGTGATCTGCAATGCCGACGAGAGCGAGCCAGGGGCGTTCAAGGATCGCGTGCTGCTCGAGAACGATCCGTTTCGTGTGCTCGAGGGCCTGCTGCTGGCGTGCTACGCGGTCGGCGCCGCGCGTGGCTTTGTGTATATTCGCGGCGAGTACCGGCCCGGCTACGAGCGCATGGCCGCCGCGCTGAGCACACTCGAGGCAGCTGGCTACACCGGCACAAACATCTTCGGCAGCGGCTTCAGCTGCACGATCGAGCTGCGGCGCGGCGCGGGCGCCTACATCTGCGGCGAAGAGACCGCGCTGATGGAGAGTATCGAGGGCAAGCGCGGCTTCCCGCGGCTCAAGCCGCCGTTCCCCACTACTGCCGGGCTGTGGGGCTGCCCAACCGCGATCAATAATGTCGAGACGCTGGCCAAAGTACCACCGATCGTGCTGTATGGCGGGCGCTGGTATGCCAACCTCGGCACAGCCGACTCGTCCGGCACCAAGCTGTTCGCGGTTAGTGGCTCGGTGCGCCGCCCCGGCGTGTACGAGGTGCCGTTCGGCATCCCGCTGCGCCACCTGATCTACGACCTGGCCGGCGGCCCGCACACCGGCCGCGAGATCCAGGCGGTGCTGACCGGCGGTGCGGCCGGCGCGTTTCTGACCGCCGAGCATCTGAATACGCCGCTCAGCTTCGAGAGCTTCCGCGCCGCCGGCGGCACGATCGGCGCGGGCACCGTCATGGTCTTCGACGACACTGTGGATCTGCGCATGGTGCTGGCGCGGATCGGCGATTTCTTCGCGCACGAGAGCTGCGGCAAGTGCTACCCCTGCCAGATCGGCACGCAACGCCAGGCCGAGCTGCTCGGGCGCCTGGCTCAGGGCACCCGCATCAGCGGCGACTCGATCGCACTGATCGAGCTGGGCCAGGTGATGACCGACGCGAGTATCTGCGGGCTGGGCCAGGCCGCCTCGCTGGCGATTGTGAGCGCGCGCAAACGCTGGCCCGAGCTATTCGAGTAG
- a CDS encoding PPOX class F420-dependent oxidoreductase produces MSWLGPFHNQRFISLETFRKSGAGVATPVGFVEQGGALIVRTIAGSGKVKRVRANPRVRIAPSSGRGDITGAWVEATATVLSQAESDSTRGAIVAKYGLIWRAIELAQALRSRLGGRPPVVWVAIRIMPSA; encoded by the coding sequence ATGAGCTGGCTGGGGCCATTTCACAACCAGCGCTTTATCAGCCTGGAGACATTTCGCAAAAGCGGTGCGGGCGTTGCCACGCCGGTGGGGTTTGTCGAGCAGGGTGGCGCGCTGATCGTGCGGACGATCGCCGGCAGTGGCAAGGTCAAGCGCGTGCGCGCCAACCCGCGCGTGCGCATCGCACCAAGCAGCGGGCGTGGCGACATAACCGGCGCGTGGGTCGAGGCAACGGCGACCGTGCTGAGCCAGGCCGAGTCGGATAGTACGCGCGGTGCGATCGTGGCAAAGTACGGGCTGATCTGGCGTGCGATCGAGCTGGCGCAGGCCCTGCGTAGCCGCCTGGGCGGCCGCCCGCCGGTTGTGTGGGTGGCGATTCGGATCATGCCCAGCGCCTGA
- a CDS encoding methionine--tRNA ligase: MPEHILVAVAWPYANGPRHVGHVAGFGVPSDIFARYQRLRGNHVLMVSGTDEHGTPITLAADKEGVTPKQLADRYSQVIGDDLRNLGLSYDTFTRTTTLNHYQVTQDLFKTLYDKGFILKQTALGAFSAASGRTLPDRYIEGTCPICGYGEARGDQCDNCGNQLDPADLINPRSKVDGQPPVFKETEHFFLDLSAFAERLAAWIDQQGHWRPNVRSFSLNLLEELRPRAITRDLDWGVPIPLPEYAERDDKRIYVWFDAVIGYLSASVEWAKNRGTPDAWREWWQNPQSRHYYFMGKDNIVFHSVIWPSMLMGYGNGGVYGGNGDHPALNLPYDVVSSEFLTMEGKKFSSSRGIVIYVHEVLSRYDPDPLRYFLTIGGPENQDTDFTWAEFVRRNNDELVATWGNLVNRTLTNVQRNFGAVPQPGALADVDSALLAVVEGGLAGVGALLDAARFKAALGEAMRLAGLVNQYLSEQQPWKEIKTDRARAGTVLYVALRCVDNLKIMLTPFLPFTSQKLHELLGYAGYIAGPLEFREYTEEDGATHRVLTGDYTSWVGRWQPSELPVGQVLLPPVPLFKKLDDSVVADELARLEQGQASAG; the protein is encoded by the coding sequence ATGCCTGAACATATTCTCGTCGCTGTCGCCTGGCCCTACGCCAACGGCCCGCGCCACGTCGGCCACGTGGCCGGCTTTGGCGTCCCCAGCGATATCTTCGCGCGCTACCAGCGCCTGCGCGGCAACCACGTGCTGATGGTCTCGGGCACCGACGAGCACGGCACGCCGATTACGCTGGCCGCCGATAAGGAGGGCGTGACGCCCAAGCAGCTGGCCGACCGCTACAGCCAGGTGATCGGCGACGACCTGCGCAACCTGGGGTTGAGCTACGATACCTTCACGCGCACTACCACGCTCAATCACTACCAGGTGACCCAGGATCTGTTCAAGACGCTCTACGACAAGGGCTTTATTCTGAAGCAGACTGCGCTCGGCGCGTTCTCGGCCGCCAGCGGGCGCACCCTGCCCGACCGCTACATCGAAGGCACCTGCCCGATCTGCGGCTATGGCGAGGCCCGCGGCGACCAGTGCGACAACTGCGGCAACCAGCTCGACCCGGCCGACCTGATCAACCCGCGATCGAAGGTCGATGGGCAGCCGCCGGTGTTCAAAGAGACCGAGCACTTCTTTCTCGATCTGTCGGCCTTCGCCGAGCGACTCGCGGCCTGGATCGACCAGCAGGGCCACTGGCGGCCGAATGTGCGCAGCTTCTCGCTGAACCTGCTCGAAGAGCTGCGCCCGCGCGCGATCACGCGCGACCTCGACTGGGGCGTGCCCATCCCGCTGCCCGAGTACGCCGAGCGCGACGACAAGCGCATCTATGTCTGGTTCGATGCGGTGATCGGCTACCTCTCGGCCAGCGTCGAGTGGGCCAAGAACCGCGGCACGCCCGATGCATGGCGCGAGTGGTGGCAGAACCCGCAGTCGCGGCACTACTACTTCATGGGCAAAGATAATATCGTCTTCCACAGTGTGATCTGGCCGAGCATGCTGATGGGCTACGGCAACGGCGGTGTCTACGGCGGCAATGGCGACCACCCCGCGCTGAACCTGCCCTACGATGTGGTCAGCAGCGAGTTTCTGACCATGGAGGGCAAGAAGTTCAGCAGCAGCCGCGGGATCGTGATCTACGTACACGAGGTGCTGAGCCGCTACGACCCCGACCCACTGCGCTATTTTCTGACGATCGGCGGGCCAGAGAACCAGGACACCGATTTCACCTGGGCCGAGTTCGTGCGCCGCAACAACGACGAGCTGGTGGCCACCTGGGGCAACCTGGTCAACCGCACGCTCACGAATGTGCAGCGCAACTTCGGCGCGGTGCCGCAGCCTGGCGCCCTGGCCGATGTCGACAGCGCGCTGCTCGCGGTGGTCGAGGGTGGGCTGGCCGGCGTGGGCGCGCTGCTGGATGCCGCGCGCTTCAAGGCCGCGCTGGGCGAGGCCATGCGCCTGGCCGGGCTAGTCAACCAGTATCTGAGCGAGCAGCAGCCCTGGAAGGAGATCAAGACCGACCGCGCGCGCGCCGGGACGGTGCTGTACGTGGCGCTGCGCTGCGTCGATAACCTGAAGATCATGCTGACGCCGTTCTTGCCGTTCACCAGCCAGAAGCTGCACGAGCTGCTGGGCTATGCCGGCTACATCGCCGGGCCGCTCGAGTTCCGCGAGTACACCGAGGAGGACGGCGCGACCCACCGCGTGCTGACAGGCGACTACACCAGCTGGGTCGGTCGCTGGCAGCCGAGCGAGCTGCCGGTCGGGCAGGTGTTGCTGCCGCCAGTGCCGCTGTTCAAGAAGCTCGACGACTCGGTGGTGGCCGATGAGCTAGCCCGGCTGGAGCAGGGCCAGGCCAGCGCGGGGTAG
- a CDS encoding molybdopterin-dependent oxidoreductase yields MIMQADHSVRTTCAYCGVGCQLDLSIKNDQIIRVAAPFEAAPNYGRLCVKGRFGADYVQSPKRLSTPLIRRIPQAPGARTAATSPDEWRAASWDEALDLVARRLAELRWKYGPGCITANACAKATNEDNYLLQKYLRALIGTNNIDHCTRLCHAASVVGLQMAIGSSAMSNAIAEMKDLECYIITGSNTAENHPVIATFLKQAVRKNGARLIVIDPRQTEMTRFATLWLRQKPGSDVALFSAMAHVIVEEGLYNQQFVAARTEGFAEYIASLEEAAPEWAEPITGVPADDIRSAARMYAQAGRAAIYWGMGISQSSHGTDNALTLINLALLCGQIGRPGTGLNPLRGQNNVQGCSDVGGIPAFFTTYQPVTNPDVRHAFERAWHVPLPATPGLTTTEMVDGVLTGAVRAWYVMGENPLMSEPHLNHARHAVEQLEFFAAQDIFFTETNVYADVILPAAAFAEKDGTFINSDRRVQRVRRAVSAPGQARADWQIVADLARRTIQLIAAESAGHAAAPTAVLDAAIVAQQATLVREWSYAHPAEIWDEIRGVTPEFFGITYARLEREGGVHWPCPALDHPGSPYLFSDDFPRGKALFISAAYSQTSEPTDAEFPFTLNTGRVLYHWHGGTMTRASALNEIWPECTVEMHPHDAARLGLATGDWVEVSSRRGAITARLMVTGRSPEGVLFIPFHFAEAAANTLTDPRLDKRAKIPDFKVCAVRVAKAAHAPTRPGADTPLTDRGAIKDPVGL; encoded by the coding sequence ATGATTATGCAGGCCGATCACAGCGTTCGCACCACTTGCGCCTACTGCGGGGTGGGCTGCCAGCTCGATCTGAGTATCAAAAATGACCAGATCATCCGGGTCGCGGCGCCATTCGAGGCCGCGCCGAACTACGGCCGGCTCTGCGTGAAGGGCCGCTTTGGCGCCGACTATGTGCAAAGCCCGAAGCGCCTGAGCACGCCACTGATCCGCCGCATACCCCAGGCGCCCGGCGCACGCACTGCCGCCACCTCGCCCGACGAGTGGCGCGCCGCCAGCTGGGACGAGGCGCTCGATCTGGTGGCGCGCCGGCTGGCCGAGCTGCGCTGGAAGTATGGCCCTGGCTGCATCACCGCGAACGCCTGCGCCAAGGCCACCAACGAGGACAACTACCTGCTGCAGAAGTACCTGCGCGCGCTGATCGGCACCAACAATATCGACCACTGCACGCGCCTGTGCCATGCCGCCAGCGTGGTCGGCCTGCAGATGGCGATCGGATCGAGCGCGATGAGCAACGCAATCGCCGAGATGAAAGACCTGGAGTGCTACATCATCACCGGCTCGAACACCGCCGAGAACCACCCGGTCATCGCCACGTTCCTCAAGCAGGCGGTGCGCAAGAATGGTGCGCGTTTAATTGTGATCGACCCGCGCCAGACCGAGATGACCCGCTTTGCGACGCTGTGGTTGCGCCAGAAGCCCGGCAGCGACGTAGCGCTATTCAGCGCCATGGCCCATGTGATCGTCGAGGAAGGGCTGTATAATCAGCAGTTCGTGGCCGCGCGCACCGAGGGGTTTGCCGAGTATATCGCCAGCCTCGAAGAGGCCGCGCCCGAGTGGGCCGAGCCAATCACCGGCGTGCCCGCCGACGATATACGTTCGGCCGCGCGCATGTACGCCCAGGCCGGCCGCGCCGCGATCTACTGGGGGATGGGCATCAGCCAGAGCAGCCACGGCACCGACAACGCGCTTACGTTGATCAATCTGGCGCTGCTGTGCGGCCAGATCGGCCGGCCCGGCACCGGGCTCAACCCACTGCGCGGCCAGAACAACGTGCAGGGCTGCTCGGATGTCGGCGGCATCCCGGCGTTCTTCACCACCTACCAGCCCGTGACCAACCCCGACGTGCGCCATGCCTTCGAGCGCGCCTGGCACGTGCCGCTGCCGGCCACCCCCGGCCTGACCACCACCGAGATGGTTGATGGCGTGCTGACTGGCGCGGTGAGGGCGTGGTATGTGATGGGCGAGAACCCGCTGATGAGCGAGCCGCACCTCAACCACGCGCGCCACGCCGTCGAGCAGCTCGAGTTCTTCGCCGCGCAAGATATCTTCTTCACCGAGACGAATGTCTACGCCGATGTGATCCTGCCGGCGGCAGCCTTCGCCGAGAAGGACGGCACCTTCATCAACTCCGACCGGCGCGTGCAGCGCGTGCGGCGGGCGGTGAGTGCGCCTGGGCAGGCCCGTGCTGACTGGCAGATCGTGGCGGATCTGGCGCGCCGCACCATCCAGCTGATCGCGGCCGAGTCGGCGGGCCACGCGGCCGCGCCCACCGCGGTGCTCGATGCGGCGATTGTGGCGCAGCAGGCCACGCTCGTGCGCGAGTGGAGCTACGCGCACCCGGCCGAGATCTGGGATGAGATTCGTGGAGTGACGCCTGAGTTCTTTGGCATCACCTACGCGCGGCTCGAGCGCGAGGGTGGCGTCCACTGGCCCTGCCCGGCGCTCGATCACCCCGGCAGCCCCTACCTGTTCAGCGACGACTTCCCGCGCGGCAAGGCGCTGTTCATAAGCGCGGCCTATAGCCAAACCAGCGAGCCAACCGACGCGGAGTTTCCGTTTACGCTGAACACCGGGCGGGTGCTGTACCACTGGCACGGCGGCACGATGACGCGCGCCTCGGCGCTGAACGAGATCTGGCCCGAGTGTACCGTCGAAATGCACCCGCACGACGCCGCGCGCCTGGGGCTGGCCACCGGCGATTGGGTCGAGGTGTCGAGCCGGCGCGGCGCGATCACCGCGCGGCTGATGGTGACCGGCCGCTCGCCCGAGGGCGTCCTGTTCATCCCGTTCCACTTCGCCGAGGCCGCCGCCAACACCCTCACCGATCCGCGCCTCGACAAGCGCGCCAAAATCCCCGACTTCAAGGTCTGCGCGGTGCGGGTAGCAAAGGCCGCCCACGCGCCCACACGCCCCGGCGCCGACACACCGCTGACCGATCGGGGTGCGATCAAAGACCCGGTGGGCCTGTAG